Part of the Aptenodytes patagonicus chromosome 2, bAptPat1.pri.cur, whole genome shotgun sequence genome, agtgatgtcctgggctgcattaggagaatTGTTGCAGGTTGAGGGAGATAatctttcccctctactcaacactggtgaggccacacctggaatgctgggtccagttctgggctgccCAGTACAAGGACAACATGGACCCAGGGGGGTCGTGGAGTCACATCATGTGAGCAGGGAAACTTGAAGAAATCTTACAGTAGTAGGATACATTTGAATGCAACTCCTTATATGACTGTGCTGGCTTAAATCTGCCCTTAACTCTATGACAGACCAACCATCCCGGTGcagaaaggcaaaaagagagCAGTATATGCCCTCTTCCCAACCCAGTAAAACTGCTCACCTCTCACCAAGTGACTTTGAACTGAGAATAAGCCGTTTAATGACTCAGCCTCTGTTGATGCCATCCACCTGCCAAGCACAAGAGATGATCTCCACTGATGCACTGATCTTCTGAACGTGCCCTGTTGTGAAAGAAAGGAGGCAGCGAAGTTTGGCTGCTTCTTCTCTTTGTGGTGCTGCCTGGGGTATGTGCAGGGAAGATCCCACAGCTTGGGATCATTGCACTGATgcaaagggagaaaacagaacagtATGATTCAGTTCTGCCTTTAAATGATGAAATACACAGATCCTTTCCAGGATGGatcatgaaagtaaaaaaaaaaccaaccccactaTGTACAGCAGCTTCTTGACAGCCCCTCCCCAAAATCCACATGGCTTTGATTTACCTGACTAGCACACAGGTGACAATAGCGGTAATgttctctacagcttcctgggaaggggaagtggggagggaggtgctgagctcttctccctggtatccagtgataggacacacaggaacggttcaaagctgcactggggaggtttagactggacattaggaagtatttctttacccagagagtggtcaaacactggaacaggcttcctagagaagtggtcgatgccccaagcctgtcagtgtttaagaggcatttggacaatgcccttaataacatgctttaacttggtcagccctgaattggtcaggcagttggactagatgatcattgtaggtcccctccaactgaaatagtctattctattctagtctagtctattctacaTGGTGATAGCAGGAGAATGGCACTGGGAGGACAGTCAGAGCTGGGTTTCATATGGATGCAGTGCTCTTGTGCTCGGTGGCTCCGTGTTGCTGAGACCCCACCAGTGTCCCCTGACTGCTCTGCGGATGCAGTAGTAACCTCAGGTCCCCGTCCCCATGCACCCCTCAGTGTCCTGATCTATTCAGTGGAGGAAGCCGAGGCAGGCGTCACCCGGAGCCTTGGTACTGACACGGCTGCCTTGGACAAGGTGCACATTGTCTTACCCTGGCACTGCCTCTCCTATTGGCCCGTCCTGACCGCTGCAGGGACTGGGCATCTTTAAAAGGAGGCCAGCAAGGTCTGAGTCGGGCACACAATCTCTCTGACTCCCATCAAGAGCTGCTGTGGCCACTGCCTCTCTCTGCAGGACCACTGCCTCGCAAAGCCTATACGATGTGTAACCGATTTGTGGGAACCTGGAAACTCGTCTCCAGTGAAAATTTTGATGACTATATGAAAGAATTGGGTGAGAAAtgttcgttctttttttttttttttttttttttttagtaagttttcTTTGGGAATGCCTCTTCTTCATCTTATGCTTTGCTCATGGATGGTGCCTTCCTCCTGGCCACAAAAGAACTTTAATTACTTTTCTagcataatttaatttctttcctttagcaTCTAAattggaaaaacagaaaggtaGGTGCTgaatttctgtaataaatttaCTTCTGTCTAACTGatctaatttgtttttctgtcatgAGAAGAATCTATGGagatgcagcatttttttttatgtttctcctGATTGCACCATTAAACTCATTACTTGTGATAATTTACAATATATAATGGAGCTGATGTCTCATGACACTGGTTTCAGAGTTCTAAATCCTATGAATGAATCTATCTGTTACTGAAGAATGCCAGGAATGTAATAAATTAGGCattgttttacattttaatgcTGGCTTCATTTCTATATAGCAAGTGTACAGACAGTCAGCTACAGCATTGCTTTTGCTATATAAATGATTCGCTGAGACACTGACTCCCTCTATTTGAAATGTTAAACTGAATAACAAAAGAATTGCAGTTAATTAATTAACCAGAGTAAATGTGGGATGAAAGTCCAGctacagatatttttctgaagatcTGAACAGAATTGTTTAGTATAGAATAATTACTGCAAATAGTGTTATACTTTATAGATAATTTCATACCCTTTTATATGGATCTTTTCATCTGAGCATAGCATAGCATTAACAAAGGCAATAACTACAGCTATCccctttctgcttttataaaacacCAGTACATTGTCAGTGGCCTTCATTCTAACTTGCCCCAGACCTCACAAATTGTAGACAATGAACTGTACTGAAAAGCACTAGTCAATATAAAAGGCTTTTCACATGGGATTTTCCCTGAAGCTCTCTGCAGTTCTTTGCTCTTATACTTCATCATTTTTTATATTACATACTTGTACTTTCCACTGAGGTTTAAATGTAAGGATCCTTAAGGGATGTTAGTAGCAACCTAGGAATTGCGCTATCTCCGGTATGTTTTAATGAACAAGCATGAGCATATTGGCAGTTCAGTATCCAGTTTCTTCCATGCAGCTGGTTAACAAAAGTGCAGATTCTCAGATTtgtcaagaatttttttaaaaaggatttttgcaAGATTTTATAAAGAATAGACCTTTCCTCTGAATTTTTCTACCCATTCTATCTCTACACAAATTCATGCAGATTTGTAACCATCTATGTTTCTTCTTAGCTAAATGTACACAAGTGTATACTCATGTATATCTTTATttcttgctgaaggtgcactctaTTAACTGGGGCTGCCTCAGCCTCTGAACGCAGTACTTCCACATTCAGAGAATTAGTGTCTCATCTGTATCAGGCATTAGACTATTCAAGAAGAACCAGTGGAAGCACTGCAGATTTATGAAAGGATACTGAGTTTCTTGCTTGCTAGAATGTAatgattgttttgtttctgatttctaGGAGTGGGCTTAGCTACCCGGAAACTAGGTGGCCTGGCAAAGCCTGATGTGATCATCAGTATGAAAGGGGACATAGTAACCATCAGAACTGAAAGCACCTTCAAAAATACAACGATCTCTTTCAAACTGGGCCAGCAGTTTGATGAAACAACAGCAGATGACCGGAAAGTCAAGGTAAGGGGGCTGAAGAACTCTGCGTGGTCTTGATGTCCTAGAAGAGCACCAGGAGGAGTTTTTCCTACCCCCTTAGTGCACTATGAGTCTTCCAAACTATTCAAAGCAAGCACTGAAAGGACAAATAGTATAGTGCTGAAACTAAGTGTGTCATTAGCCAAGAATAACGATCTTGCTGAACATAAAGCGAATTGCTACTCTAATCTGCAAAGCTCGGACTGCGGTTTGAAACTCTTCTCTTGGCCTTTGCAGAGTGTCATAACCTTGGAGAAAGGAGCATTGGTGCAAGTGCAGAAGTGGAACGGCAAAGAAACCACGATAAAGAGAAGACTGGTTGATGGGAAAATGGTGGTGGTAAGTTCACACTCCTTGTACGCTGATAAAGGTCAGCAGGATGCAGCCTTCAGTTTGCTTCTGTCTAAATAGACTGTCAATTTTGGCTTTCTCTCTGGCTTATGAGGTAAAttaagagggagaaaagggaaccAAGCTTAAGAAACAAGCTGGAAGGGAATAAATATTGTTCCATACAGCAAATTGTCTTTAAAGTGGCTATATTGGCAGACCTGCCATAAATTGACAGCATACTTACTGCTCTCAAGATTattattcttaaaagaaatgaatttttcaaataGCAGAAACCtgtgaaatgcaaataaaagtttGCAAGTTGGGTACTGCTGTCCCTGGACtggctctttcctttttcctgtctttggaaTAAAGCCTGTCCACCTTAGAAAACTGATTTTACACTTTTTCACGTATCTATTTCCACTAAAGCCCATCAAGTCACacacttctgtttgctttttctgtgtgagCATGCTGAGCACACTAAGCAGGTGCTTGAGGTTTATCGTGTGAAAGCCAGCACCTCTGTGCCCATGCCTGCCTGCATGGTGACCTGTAGCAGGGACTGTCAGGTCCTGACGGCTCCTCCGAAACACCCGCTGCGGTGTAGGAACCACGTCTTTGCCAGGGGCGGGGGAATTGTGTCTTTCCCTCACCCCCCCTTCAACCTGCCTATCTCTAGGCGCCATGCGAAAGCCATGGGTTGGCCAAGCCAGGGCGATAATACATTTTAGGGACCTTAGTTGTAAGGGTCACTACTAAAATTAAGATTTCACTTTTGAATGAAGGAAAGTACTTTGTTCATTAAAGTTTTTAAAGCGTGGAGACAAACTAATTTGGGCGACTTGTTTGAAATTGGCAGCATTACTCCTTTACGTGCTGGCTTGTTCTGACTGCATTTTGTTTTAAGCTCTCATACATTTGGAAGGGtgatttgcttttgcatttcatcATGGCTGCATTTCTGTGTAAATTTTTCTAATTATTAAACCATCTTCAAAACGCAGAGAGGTAGAGTCCCTCTTCCATTAGAGTCCTGCCGTCTGCCCCTTGCCTAAAACAGGTCTGGGGAGGAGGCCTCATCTTCTGCAGACCAGTGAGGTCTTTTTTAATGCCCTGTCACCTCTGTCGTGTGCCCCTCATGGCTGTGAGTCACCAGCAGCCACTGAAGGTGGCCGGGGCAAGAGGGTCAGGAGAAATATTTTGTGACTCATAAGTGCAAAGTTTTTTAGGCCGGAAGCCTGACCTCTGAACTACCCAGGCAACTTCTGCTTccacaaaaaaataatctttctaaaaTTGAAAGTATTCGTGGGCCATGATATAATAAAATAGGTAGTGCTGATATTTCTGTCAAGCCAGCAATAATACCAAGGAAGGTAAATTTGTTTCTGGAAGCTGAGCCTAGTTTTGCAATCTGTTTATCATTATATGCCACTTAATTAAGTTCGAAGTTGTTAAAATAGAAACCGCTCCCATTGCAATATAAAAATAGCTTTGCTGTTTGCTCTAAAAATTATGTAAAGATGTAAAGGTGTAAAATATGACATCTGgattttcactgacttcagtggtgaCTGCAACAGACGCACCTGCTGCCAGCGAAAGGTTTATATTAATCTTTTCCTTTGTGCCTTAGGAATGTGCCATGAAAGGAGTTGTCTGCACTAGAGTCTATGAAAGAGTGTGAAGAAATTGCCTCTCTGCACCGGACTGGCTCTTAAAACTCAGCTTAGTTCAGTGACCAAAGCCCTCATGCACTgtgcttctttattttcttatttccttttattgGGAAAATGACTACACTATAATTTGATATTTCAAAGCCATAGTGCAACTAATCCAAAGTATTGTGGTAATCCAATAAAAGCTTCTCAACACATAAAATTGAGTGTTTGTCTCCACATGAatgatttatgttttctttcttcgaTGGTGCCatcttttctgttgttcctgTCTGTATAAatggtcacactatttctgagtAAAATGGTGAAACACAACTGGTCTGCCTCTAGGAGTGGGTTAACACTGCTTCCTTCATATGTGTAAAAATTCTCATCTCATGGATTCAATATTCCTTTCCTGTAAAAGATTTTATTGCTGAATAGTTCCTATAGGGAAAATCATCTTTACTACCAGAATTTTTGACTTTCAGTATGATTTATTGTTTCAGCCTTACAATTTTACCACATCTCTGTTTCATTCTCATCCCTAAATGTTTATACTTCTTTCGGTACCACTTTTTATATCCTGGCATTTATTTGGAAGAGAACAGctactggaggaaaaaattatCAGAATATATTCCATGTTTTTTTGCCAAACAGCTCTTGAACTGTGCAATGAAGTGTGGAGCAGGTGTGAATGAACTGCAGAAATCTTAAGGCTAGAGGGCTTCATTTTGGAAAGTGCTCAGCAATCCACTCTATTTCTAGCACAGCATTTAACCATGTGCTTAATGTTAAGCACACAAAGGAGATTTCATTGGGTGGAGTTTGCTACCAAGCCTGGCTGAGTAGCTAAGCTGTTCATTCCTCCCATTGCACTTACTCTGTGCTTTTAACTGAGGAAAAAACAGACGAACCAAAACTAGACTTCTGGAAATCTATTTAATCAAAAAGCGATGCAGCAGCTTATTATTTTTTGCCTCCATTAACTGGTTTTCAGTAACACCACAGCATTCATGCTGACCACATGGAGTATTTCATCCCTTGTCATTGCCTCCATGCCATCATGTAGGGCTCTCCCTGCCTTCTCTGTGGGGTTAAAACAACTGTGAGAGACACGTGTGCTTATTTTGGCTTGTTAGGAGCTGTAGTGCTGATGTGAACTTTACCTACCAGTTTTACAGTCAAGAACATGAATTCTCAAGGCTACGAAAGATCCTGAATGTCAGAATCTAAATTGGTTGGCCAAGCAGATAGTTAAGAGACCAATATCATATGTAGACACAAAATGTAAAGGTCATCTTTCTTCTCTA contains:
- the LOC143157354 gene encoding myelin P2 protein produces the protein MCNRFVGTWKLVSSENFDDYMKELGVGLATRKLGGLAKPDVIISMKGDIVTIRTESTFKNTTISFKLGQQFDETTADDRKVKSVITLEKGALVQVQKWNGKETTIKRRLVDGKMVVECAMKGVVCTRVYERV